From a region of the Roseivirga sp. 4D4 genome:
- a CDS encoding NUDIX hydrolase → MRIYIKDTPLRIKRPENIKDQSLFDEVIQEDDLLINERKFRGNMLIRNANRDTIKSILFILHNKKIKGLDSVTVVTPFYDEAVEYIKSKFKIINAGGGVVYKNGKILMIHRLGKWDLPKGKIEGKESVLEGAKREVEEECNVKVNVLNKICTTWHTYTTGQKSILKKTVWYHMECLDDSEMKPQVDEGIDEVRWMSKKEVEVAQFNAFRSIRHVYKKFKKQLLAHKS, encoded by the coding sequence ATGAGGATTTATATCAAGGACACCCCATTAAGGATCAAGAGGCCTGAAAACATCAAAGATCAGAGTCTTTTTGACGAAGTTATCCAAGAGGATGACCTATTGATCAATGAGCGTAAGTTCAGGGGCAATATGCTCATCCGTAATGCTAATCGTGATACCATTAAAAGTATACTTTTCATTCTGCACAACAAGAAGATCAAGGGACTGGATTCTGTTACCGTAGTAACTCCTTTTTACGATGAAGCGGTAGAATACATCAAAAGCAAGTTCAAGATCATCAATGCGGGAGGTGGAGTGGTTTATAAGAACGGAAAGATTCTTATGATCCATCGCTTAGGTAAATGGGATTTACCTAAAGGCAAGATTGAGGGTAAAGAATCGGTTTTAGAAGGTGCTAAAAGAGAGGTGGAAGAAGAATGCAATGTCAAAGTAAATGTGCTCAATAAGATTTGCACCACTTGGCATACGTATACAACAGGACAGAAAAGCATCTTAAAGAAGACGGTTTGGTATCATATGGAATGTCTTGATGACAGCGAAATGAAGCCTCAGGTAGATGAGGGGATTGATGAAGTCAGATGGATGAGTAAAAAAGAGGTAGAAGTGGCTCAATTCAATGCCTTTCGTTCAATTAGGCACGTCTACAAGAAATTCAAGAAGCAGCTACTGGCTCACAAATCGTAA
- the coaD gene encoding pantetheine-phosphate adenylyltransferase encodes MKRIALFPGSFDPFTKGHEDIVMRGLKLFDEIIVAIGYNSKKANRYFEIEYMEEKINETFKDVPEVSVLVYNELTAQIADKLEASYILRGLRNTTDFEYENSISQVNRDLNDRLETVFLITSAELAAVNSSIIREVHRYGGEVQKYLPYDL; translated from the coding sequence ATGAAGCGCATAGCACTATTCCCCGGTTCATTCGACCCATTTACCAAAGGTCATGAAGATATCGTGATGCGTGGGCTCAAGCTTTTTGACGAAATCATCGTGGCCATTGGCTATAACAGCAAAAAGGCGAATCGTTATTTCGAGATTGAGTATATGGAGGAAAAGATCAATGAGACCTTTAAAGACGTACCGGAAGTTTCCGTATTGGTTTATAACGAACTAACCGCTCAGATTGCCGATAAATTAGAAGCCTCCTATATTTTAAGGGGATTAAGAAACACGACCGACTTCGAATATGAAAACAGTATTTCTCAGGTGAATCGTGACTTAAACGATCGGCTTGAAACGGTCTTTTTGATTACTTCTGCTGAGCTTGCAGCGGTTAATTCATCAATTATTCGTGAGGTTCACCGCTATGGTGGGGAGGTTCAGAAATATCTGCCTTACGATTTGTGA
- a CDS encoding TIGR02757 family protein, translating to MSRADFDRLKTFLDEKVEVYNQPSFIHPDPINIPHAYSRKEDIEITGFWASILAWGQRVTIINKCHELFAMMDNQPYDFILNHSENDLKPLLKFKHRTFNDIDTLYFVSYFKNFYQKHNSLEEAFLIGLRENDDHVGNALIHFHDQFFALPDAPQRTRKHIATPARKSACKRINMFLRWMVRQDDKGVDFGIWKNIKPSQLICPCDLHVERVARKLGLIERKQMDWRTALELTENLRQFDPKDPVKYDFALFGLGVEEKF from the coding sequence ATGTCTCGAGCCGACTTCGATAGACTAAAAACCTTTCTAGACGAAAAGGTAGAAGTCTATAATCAACCTTCGTTCATTCATCCTGATCCCATCAACATTCCACATGCTTATTCGAGGAAAGAAGATATTGAGATCACTGGTTTTTGGGCATCAATACTGGCCTGGGGTCAACGGGTGACCATCATCAATAAGTGCCATGAGCTATTTGCTATGATGGATAACCAGCCTTATGATTTTATCCTTAATCATAGTGAAAATGACTTGAAGCCACTGCTAAAGTTCAAGCACAGGACTTTCAATGATATTGATACGCTTTATTTTGTTTCCTATTTCAAGAATTTTTACCAGAAGCATAATTCCTTAGAGGAGGCATTTTTAATAGGTTTGAGAGAGAATGATGATCATGTAGGTAATGCACTCATTCACTTTCATGATCAATTCTTTGCCTTGCCTGATGCACCTCAGCGTACCAGGAAGCATATTGCTACTCCAGCCCGAAAGTCTGCCTGTAAGCGAATTAACATGTTCCTTCGCTGGATGGTGCGCCAAGATGATAAAGGAGTCGATTTTGGTATTTGGAAGAATATCAAGCCATCGCAATTAATTTGCCCTTGCGATTTACATGTGGAACGCGTAGCCAGAAAGCTTGGATTGATTGAGCGCAAACAAATGGACTGGCGGACGGCTCTGGAGTTGACCGAAAACTTACGACAATTTGACCCCAAAGATCCTGTTAAATATGACTTTGCCTTATTTGGCTTGGGCGTGGAAGAGAAGTTTTAA
- a CDS encoding LysM peptidoglycan-binding domain-containing protein yields MKKYFGVLVVLFLTISAGFAQSDSLGIEKKGDKVFVVHKVLSKQTLFSLAKRYQTTVTEINEANPALASGLQVGQTLKIPFGGTLPTEEKSLKLTVTSNKTHKVAAGETLFAIAKQYDVSITDLKAWNNLSSNSLSLGQELLVKVESEVETTPVEQTSSVTVPSQVETQTDPDPVAVIAIDTIKTETVQAPEPENYGGTKLVPYEVEGLAEVIEEAEPTTKFFALHRTAKVGTVIKVKNLMNDLTVYVRVVGAMPNVTDEKVIIKLNQKAYDHLKAIDKRFRVQLSYFQ; encoded by the coding sequence ATGAAAAAATACTTTGGAGTATTGGTGGTTCTTTTCCTTACAATATCTGCCGGCTTTGCGCAGTCAGATTCATTGGGGATTGAGAAAAAGGGAGATAAGGTATTTGTCGTGCACAAGGTATTATCAAAGCAGACGCTTTTCTCTTTAGCTAAAAGGTACCAAACCACGGTTACCGAAATCAACGAGGCTAATCCTGCCCTGGCTAGTGGCCTTCAAGTAGGTCAAACCCTTAAAATTCCTTTTGGCGGAACTTTGCCTACTGAGGAGAAAAGTTTGAAACTTACCGTTACGAGTAACAAAACACATAAAGTTGCTGCTGGTGAAACACTCTTTGCAATCGCCAAACAGTATGATGTGAGCATTACCGATCTAAAGGCATGGAATAACCTGTCCTCTAACTCTCTCTCCTTAGGGCAAGAGTTATTGGTGAAAGTTGAGAGTGAGGTGGAAACAACCCCGGTGGAACAGACATCTTCTGTTACAGTGCCCTCTCAAGTGGAAACACAGACGGACCCCGATCCTGTTGCGGTTATCGCTATAGATACAATTAAAACGGAGACGGTTCAAGCTCCCGAACCCGAAAACTACGGAGGTACCAAGCTTGTACCTTACGAAGTGGAAGGACTGGCAGAGGTGATTGAAGAAGCTGAACCGACTACCAAGTTTTTTGCCCTGCACAGAACAGCGAAAGTGGGAACAGTGATTAAAGTAAAGAACCTAATGAACGACCTTACTGTCTATGTGAGAGTCGTTGGTGCTATGCCCAATGTGACCGATGAAAAGGTGATTATTAAGCTTAATCAAAAGGCCTACGATCACCTAAAGGCTATCGATAAACGATTCAGAGTTCAGCTGAGCTACTTTCAATAG
- a CDS encoding NfeD family protein has protein sequence MTVDLYWNIAIISSSLLGILVLLNLFGFDVDEIEIDGLGDAFSFNALIAFFCIAGWTGYLAHDMTDMGSTLILGTSVAVGVVFYIVSIYFLDKLKGIETKGNVRIEGAIGQTGTVYLTIPANQQGDGQIQITLQGGLRTYYAQTKGDAIPTGEQVLVYDTENRKLLVEKYNLT, from the coding sequence ATGACTGTAGATCTCTATTGGAATATTGCGATTATCTCGAGCTCCCTCTTAGGCATTCTCGTTTTACTCAATCTTTTCGGTTTTGATGTAGACGAAATTGAAATTGATGGTCTCGGAGATGCCTTCTCTTTTAATGCACTCATTGCTTTTTTCTGTATTGCCGGATGGACTGGGTATCTCGCGCATGACATGACAGACATGGGTAGCACATTAATTTTAGGTACATCTGTGGCGGTTGGTGTCGTCTTTTACATTGTCAGCATTTATTTCTTAGACAAACTAAAGGGCATTGAAACCAAAGGCAATGTTCGTATCGAAGGAGCTATTGGACAAACTGGTACGGTCTACCTTACCATTCCTGCCAATCAGCAAGGAGATGGTCAAATTCAAATTACACTTCAAGGTGGACTCAGAACGTACTACGCGCAAACTAAGGGCGATGCTATTCCAACCGGTGAGCAAGTATTGGTTTATGACACCGAAAACAGAAAATTACTTGTGGAAAAATACAATTTAACTTAA
- a CDS encoding DUF3822 family protein, protein MRSTNTPTRISLKDERLDIDRIDQYRLSFFIGEDSCQISILDIQKKLLLLLEDVAFQSELSLVENLEALYDDHILIAAGFWKEVQVYVRNKQFSLVPVPVFDKSLLQQYIQLNEPTDPNQDEYRFKIMDELGLTMAFAYAADVKAWFKDKYPNNGLKFNHQSIAYLKGLQSHLRNRAQSSIYLMLNENEVMIAGFNLSRVAIYNQFEFSDSMDLVKRILSTARQFSEEGQSIPVLLHGSKNQVDQHYPTLKKYFSNIELGQRPSDIHMHPLFNELEQMEYFDVLSNL, encoded by the coding sequence TTGCGTTCTACTAATACGCCAACAAGAATATCATTAAAAGACGAAAGACTGGATATTGATCGAATTGATCAGTATCGTCTTTCGTTTTTTATTGGAGAAGACTCCTGTCAGATCAGTATACTCGATATCCAGAAGAAGCTTCTTCTTCTATTGGAAGACGTGGCCTTTCAATCAGAATTAAGTCTTGTAGAGAATCTCGAAGCACTTTATGATGATCATATTCTAATCGCTGCAGGTTTTTGGAAGGAGGTTCAGGTTTATGTTCGGAACAAGCAATTCTCTCTAGTTCCGGTTCCTGTATTCGACAAGTCTTTGCTTCAGCAATACATTCAGTTAAACGAACCTACCGATCCGAATCAAGACGAATATCGATTCAAGATTATGGATGAGTTAGGCTTAACCATGGCATTTGCCTATGCAGCTGATGTGAAAGCATGGTTTAAGGATAAATACCCAAATAACGGCTTAAAATTCAACCACCAGAGTATTGCCTATCTGAAAGGGCTACAAAGTCATTTAAGAAACAGGGCACAAAGCAGCATATACCTTATGCTGAATGAGAATGAGGTAATGATAGCAGGCTTTAACCTAAGTCGCGTAGCTATCTATAACCAGTTTGAATTCTCTGACTCAATGGATTTGGTTAAACGTATCTTGTCCACTGCCAGGCAGTTTAGCGAAGAAGGTCAATCGATCCCTGTTTTATTGCACGGCAGTAAAAATCAGGTCGACCAACACTATCCGACATTAAAGAAATATTTCAGCAATATTGAATTGGGTCAACGACCATCTGACATCCACATGCACCCATTGTTCAATGAGCTTGAACAAATGGAGTATTTCGATGTCCTTTCGAACCTCTAG
- a CDS encoding DUF4905 domain-containing protein, whose product MSKQLQHDFSQDFTADIWEVLSHGNQLLITTRDSEKLTVSFSLFNLSTKSFLWKEISFEESWWISVYHFTEGVIIFQTYDDTQNIEARSVFGFDTVSLEAIWSVDQVKLFNVTSGLLTMASMDDPEAQFRIDIRSGLEADESEVSLPEPNTSQATYPLHYEPESPHFETVSRFLKDRQDIVLEGSCDYLEWEGHFAVAANSKEDTGYNLDLFVFSLSGDLLLHEPLEKGLKGLATGTFFIVNQALIFVKGKRNLVVYGF is encoded by the coding sequence TTGTCAAAACAGTTGCAACACGATTTTTCACAGGACTTCACTGCCGATATTTGGGAGGTGCTTTCTCATGGCAATCAGCTGTTGATCACCACAAGAGATAGTGAAAAACTGACCGTTAGTTTTTCTTTATTCAACCTAAGTACTAAATCATTTCTCTGGAAAGAGATCAGCTTTGAAGAATCATGGTGGATCAGTGTTTATCACTTTACTGAGGGAGTAATCATATTTCAGACTTATGACGATACTCAGAACATAGAAGCCAGGTCTGTCTTTGGTTTTGATACAGTCAGTTTGGAAGCTATCTGGTCAGTCGATCAGGTAAAGCTTTTCAATGTAACTTCTGGCTTGTTGACTATGGCGTCAATGGACGATCCTGAAGCACAATTCAGAATCGATATTAGAAGCGGTCTTGAAGCTGATGAGAGTGAGGTGAGCTTGCCAGAACCAAATACTTCACAAGCTACTTATCCCTTACATTACGAACCCGAGAGTCCTCATTTCGAAACTGTCTCGCGGTTTTTAAAGGATCGCCAGGATATAGTATTGGAAGGGAGTTGCGATTATTTGGAGTGGGAGGGGCACTTTGCCGTTGCAGCAAATAGTAAGGAAGATACAGGCTATAACTTAGATTTATTCGTATTTAGCTTATCGGGTGACTTGTTGCTGCACGAACCGCTCGAAAAAGGATTGAAGGGTCTGGCGACTGGCACGTTTTTTATAGTTAACCAAGCACTTATATTTGTTAAGGGTAAGCGAAATTTGGTAGTTTATGGCTTTTAA
- the pyrE gene encoding orotate phosphoribosyltransferase, translating to MESPHTEKEIALKVASDLLQIKAIKLSKENPFTWSSGWKSPIYCDNRLSLSFPETRTFIKESLAEAAKAKFPGYEAVAGVATAGIPQGALLAEALGVPFIYVRSKPKGHGMENLIEGKVTPGQKVIVVEDLVSTGGSSLKAAEALTASGFEVMGMLAIFTYGFPLADENFKAAGIQLHCLSNYQVMLEKATELGYIDASDVASLEEWRNDPSNWG from the coding sequence ATGGAAAGCCCGCATACCGAAAAAGAAATAGCACTAAAAGTCGCATCTGATTTACTTCAAATCAAAGCCATTAAATTAAGCAAGGAAAATCCTTTTACCTGGAGCTCAGGATGGAAATCGCCTATATATTGTGACAACAGACTTTCTCTCTCTTTCCCAGAGACCAGAACTTTTATAAAAGAATCGCTGGCCGAAGCTGCGAAGGCCAAGTTCCCAGGCTATGAGGCGGTAGCAGGTGTTGCCACTGCGGGCATTCCACAAGGAGCACTTTTGGCAGAAGCCCTAGGGGTACCTTTCATTTATGTACGTTCGAAACCTAAAGGACATGGTATGGAAAACCTTATTGAAGGTAAGGTGACTCCTGGACAAAAGGTGATTGTAGTAGAAGATCTAGTATCGACTGGTGGTAGTTCTTTAAAGGCTGCCGAAGCACTTACTGCCTCAGGCTTTGAGGTCATGGGTATGTTGGCGATTTTCACTTATGGATTTCCTCTGGCTGATGAGAATTTCAAAGCAGCGGGTATTCAATTACACTGCCTAAGCAATTATCAGGTCATGCTAGAAAAGGCTACAGAGCTCGGCTATATCGATGCATCAGATGTGGCTTCCCTTGAAGAATGGAGAAATGATCCTTCGAATTGGGGATAA
- a CDS encoding aminotransferase class I/II-fold pyridoxal phosphate-dependent enzyme, with product MDKKNRAKFSAESLVVADGHDPMGVLNSLKNPIFQTSTFMFNTAEEGKAFFDQYKGADTLEERNSSLIYTRLNHPNLTAAEFRLAQLDGAEDAAFFESGMAAISTTVMTFCKAGDLILMSSPLYGGTDTFIKRTLNHFDVEWIEFDSESTQEDIEQKVLKHPRAKQLKMIYVETPANPTLSLTDIGMIANLREDLRSKEIEAVIAVDNTYLGPIFQKPLDHGADLNLYSATKYIGGHSDVIAGACSGKEELIQAIKGLRTTLGCMASPFTSWLVTRSLETVALRMEKQASNAEKLADFLKGHSKVKKVYFLGHLDEGTAQHAIYRKQQNSAGAMMAFEVAGGETEAFKFLNSLELAKLAVSLGSTETLASHPYTMSSSNMNEEDRIKNNITESLIRISVGIENPDDLISDFDQALNQI from the coding sequence ATGGATAAAAAGAATAGAGCAAAGTTTAGTGCCGAAAGCCTGGTAGTGGCGGACGGACACGATCCTATGGGGGTTTTAAACTCACTGAAAAATCCGATTTTTCAGACCTCCACCTTTATGTTCAATACTGCCGAAGAGGGCAAAGCCTTTTTCGATCAGTATAAGGGAGCAGATACACTTGAAGAAAGAAACAGTAGCCTGATTTACACTAGGCTAAACCACCCCAACCTTACGGCAGCCGAATTTCGTTTAGCACAACTCGATGGTGCCGAAGATGCAGCCTTCTTTGAAAGTGGCATGGCGGCCATCTCTACCACCGTCATGACCTTCTGTAAGGCGGGTGATTTGATACTGATGTCTTCACCACTCTATGGTGGCACAGATACATTCATTAAGCGTACACTCAATCACTTTGACGTGGAGTGGATTGAGTTCGACTCGGAAAGTACGCAAGAAGACATCGAGCAAAAGGTACTCAAGCACCCTAGAGCCAAGCAGCTCAAAATGATCTATGTGGAAACCCCAGCCAATCCCACATTATCGCTTACTGATATTGGAATGATTGCTAACCTTCGTGAAGATTTACGATCTAAAGAAATAGAAGCAGTGATCGCGGTTGACAATACTTATTTGGGTCCGATCTTCCAGAAACCATTGGATCACGGAGCTGACCTCAATCTCTACTCTGCAACTAAATACATTGGTGGCCATAGCGATGTAATTGCAGGTGCCTGTTCCGGTAAAGAGGAGTTGATCCAGGCGATCAAAGGCCTAAGGACAACGCTTGGCTGCATGGCCTCCCCTTTTACTTCTTGGTTAGTAACCAGAAGCCTTGAGACAGTAGCGCTTCGCATGGAAAAGCAAGCGTCAAATGCCGAAAAACTTGCCGACTTTTTGAAAGGTCATTCCAAAGTGAAAAAAGTCTACTTCTTAGGACATTTAGATGAAGGTACTGCACAACATGCCATATACCGGAAGCAGCAAAACTCAGCCGGTGCCATGATGGCCTTCGAAGTCGCTGGTGGAGAAACAGAGGCTTTCAAGTTTCTGAACAGCTTGGAATTAGCCAAACTGGCTGTCTCTCTGGGCAGCACTGAAACTCTGGCTTCTCACCCTTATACCATGAGCAGTTCCAATATGAATGAGGAAGATCGGATTAAGAACAACATCACCGAAAGCCTCATTCGCATCTCAGTAGGTATTGAAAATCCTGATGATCTAATTTCGGACTTCGACCAGGCCCTGAATCAAATCTGA
- a CDS encoding flotillin family protein produces the protein MEFTSTILAIGIGLLFLLVIILISRYKRCPSNKILVVYGKVGNDKSAKCIHGGGALVIPVIQDWQYLNLSPIPIEIDLKGALSKQNIRINTPSTFTVGISIKEEIMLNAAERLLGLSEDEVKMQALDIIIGQLRLVIATLSIEEINKDREQFLSLINKHVASELNKIGLELINVNIKDITDESGYIEAIGKKAAAEAINQAIVEVAQQESSGAMGQAKAFREKDVQVAVERAQSEEGVKEAEAKKRIAIANVETQAAVGEAKAQSQQEIQVAEQDALSDEGRKAAEAQKRVKIANLEAEAIAGENESSAKEAISVAELEERKAEAKRRSDVARAESLKAILEAEKIAELARLEKEEIIRNEINKRKQVIDAEAKAQETINLAKGEADSTLLKFQAEAKGMEELLNAKAAGYKEIIEACGGDSKAAATLLLLEQMETLVSRQTEALSNLKIDKITVWDSGSGSSGGDGTNATSGFIRNFISALPPVHDLAKQVGIDLPDYLGSMTANDVLASIQDKHGEAVEEADEVDEVDSDSETEEDA, from the coding sequence ATGGAATTTACTTCAACAATCTTGGCCATAGGGATTGGCCTATTATTCTTACTGGTAATCATTTTAATATCTCGCTATAAGCGATGTCCATCGAATAAGATTCTGGTGGTATATGGCAAAGTAGGAAATGATAAAAGTGCCAAATGTATCCATGGTGGTGGTGCCTTGGTCATCCCCGTAATCCAAGACTGGCAATATCTAAACCTCAGTCCCATCCCGATCGAGATAGATCTCAAGGGTGCCCTCTCAAAGCAGAATATCAGGATTAATACGCCCAGTACTTTTACCGTAGGTATTTCTATCAAAGAAGAAATCATGCTTAATGCTGCAGAACGTCTTTTAGGGCTTTCTGAAGATGAAGTCAAAATGCAAGCATTGGACATTATTATCGGTCAACTAAGACTTGTAATTGCCACGCTTTCCATTGAAGAAATTAACAAAGACAGAGAGCAGTTTCTGAGCCTTATCAATAAGCACGTAGCCAGTGAGTTGAATAAGATTGGTTTGGAGCTGATCAACGTAAACATCAAAGATATTACGGACGAATCAGGCTATATCGAAGCTATCGGTAAGAAAGCAGCAGCGGAAGCAATCAACCAAGCCATTGTTGAAGTAGCACAACAAGAGTCTTCTGGAGCTATGGGTCAGGCTAAAGCTTTCAGAGAAAAAGATGTTCAAGTCGCAGTAGAAAGGGCCCAATCTGAAGAGGGTGTGAAAGAGGCCGAAGCGAAGAAAAGAATTGCTATCGCCAATGTAGAAACACAAGCAGCAGTAGGTGAGGCTAAAGCGCAAAGTCAGCAGGAAATTCAGGTAGCCGAGCAAGACGCACTTTCAGATGAAGGTAGAAAAGCTGCTGAGGCACAAAAGCGTGTAAAAATCGCGAACCTGGAAGCAGAGGCAATTGCTGGCGAAAATGAGTCTTCAGCGAAAGAAGCCATCTCGGTGGCAGAACTTGAAGAAAGGAAAGCAGAAGCTAAAAGACGTAGTGATGTAGCAAGAGCAGAATCATTGAAAGCGATTCTCGAAGCTGAGAAGATTGCTGAGTTAGCTCGACTTGAGAAAGAAGAGATCATCAGAAATGAGATCAACAAACGTAAGCAAGTCATCGATGCGGAAGCAAAAGCTCAGGAAACCATCAACCTTGCCAAAGGTGAAGCAGACTCTACCCTCTTGAAATTCCAAGCGGAAGCCAAGGGTATGGAAGAATTGCTAAATGCCAAAGCAGCAGGTTATAAGGAAATCATTGAGGCTTGCGGTGGCGACAGCAAAGCAGCAGCTACCCTACTGCTACTTGAGCAAATGGAAACTTTAGTGAGCAGACAAACTGAGGCGCTTTCTAACCTCAAAATCGATAAGATCACGGTTTGGGATTCTGGTAGTGGATCTTCGGGAGGTGATGGCACAAATGCTACGTCAGGCTTTATCAGAAATTTTATCAGTGCATTGCCTCCAGTTCATGATCTGGCTAAGCAGGTAGGCATCGACCTTCCAGACTATTTAGGTAGTATGACCGCCAATGATGTTCTAGCCAGTATACAAGACAAACATGGTGAAGCTGTTGAAGAAGCAGATGAGGTAGATGAAGTAGATTCTGATAGTGAAACAGAAGAAGATGCTTAG
- a CDS encoding NfeD family protein codes for MGIKGIRNVVRGIVLSSILLLTAIAWASEQSKYQEGTIKVFLMEIRDNIDPRMNRYVDLAFNQATEVEADIVLIDMDTYGGAVNDANDIRTRILEYEKPVWVYINNDAASAGALISIACDSIYMVPGANIGAATVVNGADGSQAPDKYQSYMRSIMRSTAEENNRDPLIAEGMVDDRVEIEGVTEDGKIITFTTSEAIANGYCEREVASIQDILEKNNIVDYELIRYELSGTEKVISFFLNPFVSGLLILVITAGIFFELQTPGVGFPLAAAGIALVLYLVPYYLNGLAANWEIAVFFIGFALIALEVFVIPGFGVAGVAGIICTVGALIFIMLGNDNFNFDNVPVGEISTAAGVVGAGVVGSIILLFVFGYRFTQSKMFDRVALTSSQEKEDGYVATFHTLDLVGRQGTANTILRPSGRIEIEGEIYDAYTRGEYVEAGEKVVVISQEGSSLKVRALK; via the coding sequence GTGGGGATCAAAGGAATTAGAAACGTAGTCAGAGGAATTGTTTTAAGCAGTATTCTATTACTCACCGCGATTGCCTGGGCATCCGAGCAGTCTAAATATCAAGAGGGCACGATCAAGGTTTTCTTAATGGAAATCCGTGATAACATAGACCCCCGAATGAATCGCTATGTCGACCTGGCATTCAATCAAGCAACAGAAGTAGAGGCCGACATTGTCTTAATTGATATGGACACTTATGGTGGAGCTGTAAACGATGCCAATGACATTCGTACCAGAATATTGGAATATGAGAAACCTGTTTGGGTCTATATTAACAATGATGCTGCCTCTGCTGGCGCATTGATTTCCATAGCCTGTGACAGCATCTACATGGTGCCCGGTGCTAATATTGGTGCTGCTACAGTAGTTAATGGGGCCGATGGTTCACAAGCGCCTGATAAATACCAATCTTATATGCGGTCGATCATGCGATCCACGGCAGAAGAGAATAATAGAGATCCGCTGATTGCCGAAGGCATGGTCGATGATCGTGTTGAAATTGAAGGTGTAACTGAAGACGGTAAAATCATCACCTTCACCACTTCCGAAGCCATCGCCAATGGCTATTGCGAAAGAGAAGTGGCTAGCATTCAAGACATTCTGGAAAAGAATAATATTGTCGATTACGAATTGATTCGATATGAGCTATCAGGCACTGAAAAGGTGATTTCCTTCTTCCTCAACCCCTTTGTTAGTGGGCTTTTGATCTTAGTAATCACTGCAGGAATCTTCTTTGAACTACAGACACCTGGAGTCGGTTTTCCATTAGCAGCAGCTGGAATTGCTTTGGTGCTTTACCTGGTGCCTTATTATCTCAATGGCTTAGCAGCTAATTGGGAGATCGCTGTCTTCTTTATTGGCTTTGCCCTTATTGCGTTGGAAGTATTCGTCATTCCGGGTTTTGGTGTTGCAGGAGTCGCGGGCATCATTTGTACGGTTGGTGCCTTGATCTTCATCATGCTAGGCAATGACAACTTCAATTTTGATAACGTCCCCGTTGGTGAAATCTCTACAGCGGCTGGCGTGGTCGGTGCCGGGGTGGTTGGGTCAATAATTCTCTTGTTCGTCTTTGGCTATCGGTTTACTCAGTCTAAGATGTTCGATCGTGTAGCCCTGACTTCAAGCCAGGAAAAAGAAGATGGTTACGTAGCCACTTTCCATACCCTAGACCTCGTGGGCAGACAAGGGACCGCAAATACAATACTTCGGCCCAGCGGTAGAATAGAAATAGAAGGAGAAATCTATGATGCCTATACTCGCGGAGAATATGTAGAAGCAGGCGAAAAAGTTGTTGTGATTAGTCAGGAAGGCAGCTCGCTAAAAGTCAGAGCCCTCAAATAA
- a CDS encoding NUDIX domain-containing protein, translated as MTQIDAKISEAYGQKLRVRVCGVCIKDNQILLVHHKSLGKTGSLWAPPGGGMEYGESAKEAMIREFKEETGLTIDVKEFLFVHEYLDPPLHGIELFFLVHPVSGELNLGTDPEMPSDDQILTEVGYFDLDTLRAGQLESLHYVLQNSESIDALINRKGYFKYH; from the coding sequence ATGACCCAGATAGATGCTAAGATATCCGAGGCCTATGGCCAAAAGCTGAGGGTGCGTGTGTGTGGCGTTTGCATCAAGGACAACCAGATTTTATTGGTTCATCACAAATCGCTGGGCAAAACAGGTTCGTTATGGGCACCACCTGGTGGTGGAATGGAGTATGGAGAAAGTGCCAAGGAGGCAATGATTCGGGAGTTCAAAGAAGAAACAGGATTGACCATTGATGTCAAAGAGTTCTTATTTGTTCATGAGTATCTCGATCCTCCATTGCACGGCATAGAGCTTTTCTTCTTAGTACATCCGGTATCGGGGGAATTGAATTTAGGAACAGACCCTGAGATGCCCTCTGATGATCAGATACTTACGGAAGTTGGTTACTTCGATTTAGACACCCTTAGAGCAGGTCAATTGGAAAGCCTGCATTATGTGCTTCAAAATTCTGAATCAATCGATGCGCTGATTAATCGAAAAGGTTATTTCAAATATCATTAA